One Thermodesulfovibrionales bacterium DNA segment encodes these proteins:
- a CDS encoding polysaccharide biosynthesis protein — MTGTFGNAVLRRFLNSEIREIRIFSRDEKKQEDLRIKLKNDKVKFYIGDVRDYGSTKNAMTGVDYVFSAAALKQVPSCEFYPP; from the coding sequence GTGACCGGCACATTCGGCAATGCCGTGCTGCGCCGTTTTCTCAACTCGGAGATACGGGAAATCAGGATATTCAGCAGGGACGAAAAGAAGCAGGAAGACCTCAGGATCAAGCTGAAGAACGACAAAGTGAAATTCTACATCGGCGACGTTCGTGATTATGGTAGTACTAAGAACGCCATGACCGGAGTCGACTATGTCTTCAGCGCGGCCGCACTCAAGCAGGTCCCGTCATGCGAGTTTTATCCCCCTTGA
- a CDS encoding glycosyltransferase family 2 protein: MNTNIDFLIQTLNEEKNLPYALESCSFADQVFVLDAGSSDRTRQIAERSGAIFEHHEWEGFARQKNWGLCNLPIKAEWVFILDADEAITPLLRHELIAIASGKVSTKNAGYHVNRYFVWGGKRIRHCGYYPSWNLRFIRHGRARYEDRDVHEHMVVDGPVGYLENEMRHEDRRGRDYLWQKHLKYAELEAREMVKTVLGQSTGGLRPSFLGNTLERRRAIKERIWPYLPGRWLFRFFYMYIMKRGFLDGNAGLDMCLFMARYEMEITRKYRYLIKESAVA, encoded by the coding sequence ATGAATACGAACATAGACTTCTTGATTCAGACGCTCAATGAGGAAAAAAACCTCCCCTACGCCCTCGAAAGCTGTTCGTTTGCAGACCAGGTCTTCGTCCTCGATGCGGGTTCCAGCGACAGGACAAGACAGATTGCCGAAAGATCCGGCGCTATTTTCGAACACCATGAATGGGAAGGATTCGCCCGCCAGAAGAATTGGGGGTTGTGCAATCTGCCGATCAAGGCCGAATGGGTGTTTATCTTGGATGCTGATGAAGCAATAACACCGTTATTGCGTCATGAGTTGATCGCCATAGCTTCGGGAAAGGTTTCCACGAAGAACGCCGGATATCATGTGAACCGATATTTTGTCTGGGGAGGAAAGAGAATTCGCCATTGCGGTTACTACCCGTCCTGGAACCTCCGGTTTATAAGGCATGGCAGGGCAAGGTACGAGGATCGCGATGTTCATGAACACATGGTGGTCGATGGTCCCGTCGGATACCTTGAAAACGAGATGCGTCATGAAGATCGGCGGGGTCGAGATTATTTATGGCAGAAACATCTGAAATATGCGGAGCTCGAAGCGCGGGAGATGGTGAAGACTGTTTTGGGGCAATCAACCGGAGGTCTGAGGCCGTCTTTCCTTGGTAATACACTTGAAAGGCGCAGGGCAATAAAGGAAAGGATCTGGCCCTATTTGCCCGGCCGGTGGCTGTTCAGGTTCTTTTATATGTATATAATGAAGCGGGGCTTTCTTGACGGAAATGCAGGACTTGATATGTGTCTTTTTATGGCCCGCTATGAAATGGAAATTACACGAAAATACAGGTACTTAATAAAAGAGTCAGCCGTTGCATAA